The DNA sequence ACGTCCGGGTCGACACCGAAGCGCACGGTCTCGTCGGGGTCGACCGAGATCTCGTCGATGCCCTTGTCCTTCAGGCACGCGTTCAGATCGGCGGTCTTGAGGGCCTCGCCCTCACCACCGCAGGTGGCCTCCGAGCTCACCGAGTCGCTGCCCACGGTGATCGTGGCCATCGGCGTCGGCTTGTCACAGGCGGCCAGGACGAGCAGTCCGGCGGATACGGCGCCGGCGGCGGCGACGGCGCGGCGGCGTCGCACAGCGGATTGCAACGTGGTCATGAGGCGAAGGCTATCGGGCACGCCCGTCCGGTTACCCAGGCGGGGGTACGGCGTGGCCGGAGCGTTACGCCACACGCGCCCGGCCCGCGGTGCCGTGCCGGGCGGAACGGACCAGCCCGCGGACGGTCGTCAGCCAGCCCGTGGCGACGATCGCCGCGCCCACCGCCAGCCCCAGCGTGCCGATCAGCGGCATCGCGATGCCGATCGCGCCGCCCAGCACCCACGCCATCTGCAGCAGCGTCTCCGACCGCGCGAACGCCGACGTCCGCACCAGCTCGGGCACGTCCCGCTGGATCAGCGCGTCCAGCGACAGCTTGGCCAGCGCCTGCGCGAACCCGGCGATCGCGGCGAGACCCGCCACCAGCACCGCGCCGAAGAACGCCGCGGCCGTGACCGCCGCGCCCAGCACGCCCGCCACCACCGTCACGATGATGATCTCCGGGGCGCGCGACCTCAGCCACGCCCCGACCGCCGTACCGAGGGCGTTGCCCGCGCCGGCCGCCACGCCCACTATCCCGAGCGACACCGCGGCGCTCTGACCGGTCATCGGGTGCTCGCGCAGCAGGAAGGCGAGGAAGAAGATCAGGAAGCCGGTCAGACAGCGGATGGCGGCGTTGGCGCCCAGCGCGTGGGTGACGGCCGGGCCGACCGTGCGCAGCCCCGGGCGCTTCTGCGCCTTGCGGTGCGGCCCGTGCAGGTGCTGCTCGTCGGCGGCGAGCAGGGCCACGTCCTCGCCCTTGGCGGAGTCCACCTTCGGCGGCAGCCGGAACGACAGGAACATCCCCGCGACGAAGAGGGCGAACGCCCCGTACAGCGGCCAGCGCGGGCCGATCTGCTGGAGCCCCGCGCCGACCGGCGCCGCGATCCCGGTCGCCAGCAGTCCGCCCAGGGTGACCCGTGAGTTCGCCTTCACCAGGGAGAAGGCGGGCGGCAGCAGCCGCGGCACGACCGCGCTGCGCACCACCCCGTACGCCTTCGAGGAGACCAGCACGCCCAGCGCGGCCGGGTACAGCTCGATCCCGCCGGTGACGACCGCGCCGGACAGGACCAGCGCGAGCAGCGCCCGGGCGAGCATCGCGCCCGCCATCGCGGCGCGGCGGCCGTGCGGGAGGCGGTCCAGGAGCGGGCCGACCACCGGGGCCAGGAGGGTGAACGGCGCCATGGTGATGGCGAGGTAGAGGGCGACGCGCCCGCGGGCCTCGTCCGTGGGGACCGAGAAGAAGACGGTGGAGGCCAGGGCGACCGTGATCATGACGTCACCGGCGCCGTTCACACCGTGCAGCTCGATCAGTTTGCCCAGTCCGGACTCCCCGGCGCCGTGCGCGTGGGTCGCCCGGCGGATCCCTCGCGCGGTTCCGGTCACCGGGAAGTGCAGGGCGCGCCCGAACGCGCGGAGGCGGCCGCCCGCCCCGCCCGTCCCGAGGCGCCGGCCGTTGCCCTTGGCCCCTTTCGGCCCACCGGTCCCGGTGGCGCCCTTGGGTGTCCTCGCGGTAGCCACCACGTCATAGTGCCCCGAGAAGGCGGTACGTAGTGCCGCATCGCCATGGACGCCGCCCGCGTGCCGCTGTACGGCGCAACGCCCGGGGCCGGCCGCGGCCCCCCGGAAACCGGCGCGCGGGACCCCAGAACAACCGTCGGTGTAGGCCCAGCGCACGCGAGAAGGTAGCGTGCGTATCTCAGCCATCCCGCAGAATGGATGGAGGCGCGCCCGAGCACGTTGCGGCGCGGACGTCGACGCGGTCCCCCGGTCCGCTCCGTCCGCCCCCCGCGCTGGGAGTGGCGCACTCGTGAGACGGCGTAGGAGAGAAGCGATACCTGTGAGCGCAGCGACAACGCGAAGCCGCACCCCCGACCGTCTGTGCGCCGAGGCCGTCGACCTCGCCCGCGCCGCAGCCGAGGAGGCCGCCGCGCCCGGGGTCGTCGGCGAACACGAAGGGCTGGTCTCCGAGGGGGACCGCGTCGTCACGCACTTCTTCGGATGCCGCGAGCCGGGCTACCGCGGCTGGCGCTGGGCCGTCACCGTCGCCCGCGCCTCCCGCGCCAAGATCGTCACGATCGACGAGGCGGTCCTGCTGCCCGGCCCCGACGCGGTGCTCGCGCCGGAGTGGGTGCCGTGGAGCGAGCGGCTGCGCCCCGGCGACATGGGCCCCGGCGACCTCCTGCCCACCGACGCCGAGGACCTGCGTCTGGAGCCCGGCTACACCGGCGAGGAGGAGCCGCCGCCGAACTCCGTGGTCTCCGAGGACATGGCCGAGCTGGTGGAGGCCGAGGACGCCGAGGTCACCGCGGGCACCCCGGCCCATCTGACGGTGGCCCCGGCCCGGGGCACCATCGCGGCGGTCGCCGAGGAACTGGGCATGCGCCGCGCCCGGGTGCTGTCCCGCTACGGCCTGCACACCGCCGCCGACCGCTGGGAGGAGTCGTTCGGCGCGAAGACCCCGATGGCGCAGGCCGCCCCCGCCTCGTGCGTCTCGTGCGGCTTCCTCGCCCGTATCGGCGGCTCCCTCGGCCAGGCCTTCGGGGTGTGCGCCAACGAGTTCTCCCCGGCCGACGGCCATGTGGTCTCCCTGGCCTACGGCTGCGGCGGCCACTCCGAGGCCGCGGTCATGCCGAAGCCCCCGCAGCCGGCCCCGCCGGTGATCGACGAGACCCGCGTCGACCCGTTCCCGCTGCGCCCGTCGCCCGACTCCGGGTCGGTGCCGGTGACGGAGGACGCGTCCTCGGCGGAACTGGGCCACTCCTGACGGCCGGTGAGGCGGGACGCGGCGCGCGCCGCCTCCCGCCCGGCCCCGCCGTACGGCACGGGGGCGGGCGGGGTCACCAGGTGAGTTCGAGGGAGTCGCCCGGCTCCAGGGCGTGCCAGCGGTCGGCGCAGGTGTCGAGGCGGGCGACGATGCGGTCGACGACCGGCGGGAGGGCGTCGGCCTTCACGTAGGCCGGGAGGGTCTCCCTGAGGCCGCGGCGCAGTTCCCACACCGGTACGGCGAGGCCCGCGAGTTCTTCCGAGCGGGCCATGTCCGCCCGGGCCCGCGGGGACGACCTCGGGCGCTTCGACCTGCGGTGGCGGGCCGCCTTGGCGCGTTCGGCCGGATCCGCGGGCCAGAAGAGGCCGTTGTCGCCGGCGGCCAGCCGCCCGTAGACGCCGAGGGCGATGCCCGCCTCCGCCTCGACCAGGAAGTGCACCAGGTCGTGCGGCAGGTACGGGTGTCCGCCGGGCCCGTTGCGCGGGGCCAGGGCCGGGCCGGCCGCGCGGTGCACGGCGATGTCGTAACTCGTGCCGGGGCCCTTGGTGAAGACGACGCGCATGCCCGGCACGTTAGGCGCCGCGGGCCGCGTCCCGCACCGGGTTTTTCCGGGCCACGGCCCGCTGTTCAGGGGCCACGGGCGGTCCACCGGCCCCCGGGGTTCAGGCGCTGCGGGCCCAGTCCGGGTCCAGGCGGTCGGCCAGGCCGGCGGCGGTGAAGGCGGCCCGCAGTTCGTCGCGGCCCTCGGTGAAGTGGGCCCAGCTGTCGTGGTGGGCGGGGACGACACGGCGGGCGTCGAGGATCCGGGCGGCCTCGGCGGCCTGGGCGCTGTCCAGGACGAGCGGCTCACCGCCGAACAGCATGGGGAAGCGGGGCGCGCCGGCGAAGAGGACGGCGGTGTCCACCGGGCCGAACCGCCCGGCGATCTCCTTCACCGCGTCGAGCGAGGCGTTGTCGCCGCTGACGTACACCGTGGGCAGGCCCTCGCCGGTCAGGACGAAGCCGACGACCTGGCCGGTGAACGGCTCGACGTTCTCGCGCGGGCCGGGGCCGTGGATCGCGGGGACGCCGGTGACGGTCACGGTGCCGCCGCCCGGGCGGTCCAGTTCGACGGACTCCCAGTCGGCCAGCCCCCTGGCCTTCTCGCCGAGGCGCTGCCCGCCGCCGGGGGTGGTGAGGGTCAGCGGGACGTCGGCGAGCAGGGCGCGGCCGGAGGTGTCGAGGTTGTCGGCGTGCTCGTCGTGCGAGAGCAGGACCACGTCCACGGGGCCGAGGTCGGCGGGGGAGGCGGCGGCGGGGGCGGTCTTGGTCAGGGTCGGACCGGCCGACGGGTGGTCGCCGGGGCCGTCGAAGGTCGGGTCGGTCAGGAAGCGCAGGCCGCCGTACTCGAAGAGGACGGTCGGGCCGCCGAGGGTGCGGACCGGGAAGGGGGTGGAGGCGGAGGGGGTGGTGGTGGAGGGGGTGGAGGAAGGCGCGGGAGAAGACGGCACGAGAGAACACCTCACGGATGGATGTGAATGAACCGTGAGATGACTGTAGGCATTTCTCATGGATAGGCGCAAGCCTTACCATGAGAACCGTGAGGAGCCACCTGGACGTGCGAAGGAGGGCGTGATGGAGGGCGTGATGGAGGCGGTGGCCGAGGAACCCGTCCTGCCGCCCGCCCAGGGCGAGGAGGACCACCTCTCGCTCGCCCTCGTCAACAGCGCGGTCGCGCTGCCCGGCGGCCACACGGTCGATCTCCTGGGGACGCCCGCGCGGGCCAACCACTGGCTCACGGAGCGCGGTCTCGCGCCGGTCGACGCCGGTATGCGGGACATGTGCGCGGCCCAGCTGCGGTCGCTGCGCGAACAGATCCGGTCGCTGTTCGCCTCCCGCGCCGAGGAACTGCCCGCCCTGCCCGCCGCCGTCGCGGCCGTCAACGACGCGATGACCCGCGTCCCCACCGCGCCGCTGTTGCAGTGGGACGCGAAGAGGGGCCCCTACCGGGCCACCCCGCACCCGACCACCGCGATCGTCGACCACGCCCTGGCGGCCCTCGCCGCCGACGCCGCCGATCTGCTCACCTCCCCCGCCGCCGAACGCCTCACCGCCTGCGGCTCCACCCCCTGCAACCGCTACCTGCTCCGCCACGGCCGCCGCCACTGGTGCTCCACCCGGTGCGGCGACCGCGCCCGCGCGGCCCGCGCGTACGCCCGCCGCACCCGGCGCGACACGGACTGACCCGCTCCCCGACACGGCACCTTGCCGCGCCGGGGAGCGGCTGAGCGCTGCTCGGGGCGGTGCCTGCCGCGCCCGGCCCCGATGGGGCTGAGCACGCCCGGCCTGGCGCGTGGCCTCCCCGGCCTGGCGCGTGGCCTCCCTGGCCTGGCGCGTGACCTCCCCGGCCTGGCGCGTGACCTCCCCGGCCCGGCGTGTGGCTTCCCTGGCCTGGCGCGTGACCTCCCCGGCCCGGCGTGTGGCTTCCCTGGCCTGGCGCATGGCCTCCCCGGCCCGGCGTGTGGCTTCCCTGGCGCGGGCGGGGTCGGCGCGGCCCGCGCGTAAGCCCGCCGGATCCGGCCGGGAGGAGTGAGCGCCGGCCGCCGTGCCCGTTCGGCCCGCCCGCGACCCTCCCCGCCCGCGATCCTCCTCGCCCGCGATCCTCCCCGCCCGCCCGGCAGCCCTCCCGCGGACCTGCCCGCCCGCGAGTCCGCCTCCCGTGCGGGAGTGCCCCGGCCGGCCGGGGCGGGCTTCCTGCCCGCCCCGGGCGCCCGTTCCCCGTGCGGGGAGCGCCCCGGGTGGTCCCCGGCCCCCGGGCCGCTCGTGTGAGACGGTGCGCGGGTGCTTCCGGTGGGGCGGTACCTTCGGTCTCACGCCGACGAGGGCCGATGAGGAGAGTCAACGTGAGCAAGTTCGTGCGGCCCGCCGCCGAGGGTGCGGACCCGTTCGCCACGGCACGTCTGCGGCGCGGTGTGCTGGACGCCTGGGCCACCAGCCCCGCCCGCTTCCGTGAGGACGCCAACGCGGAGGAGGACCTCGTCCTCGGCGGGTACCGGGACCGTCTCGTCGTCGAGCTGGCGCAGAACGCCGCCGACGCCGCGGCCCGCGCCGGCGTCCCCGGACGGCTCCGGCTCACCCTGCGCGACGGGGTGCTCGTCGCCGCCAACACCGGCGCCCCGCTGGACGCGACCGGCGTCGAGTCGCTGTCCACCCTGCGCGCCTCCGCCAAGCGGGACGCGCCGGACCGGGCGGTGGGGCGGTTCGGCGTCGGCTTCGCGGCCGTCCTCGCCGTCACCGACGAGCCCGCCGTGGTCGGCCGGCACGGCGGAGTGCGCTGGTCGCTCGCCGAGGCACGCGCACACGCGGGGGACACCGCCCGGCACAGCCCCGGACTCGGGGACGAGATCCGCCGCCGTGACGGCCACGTACCGCTGCTGCGGCTCCCCTTCGCCGCCGAGGGCACCGCACCCGACCCCTACGACACGGCCGTCATCCTCCCGCTGCGCGACAGCGCCGCCGCCGGCCTCGCCGAACGGCTGCTGCACGCCGTCGACGACGCCCTGCTGCTCGCCCTCCCCGGCCTCACCGAGGTCGTCGTGGAGATCGACGACGAGGCGCCCCGCACGCTGACCCGCCGCACCGACGGCCCGTTCACCGTGGTCGACGACTCCGGCAACGGCGTCACCCACTGGCGCACCGCCACGGCCCACGGCCCCCTCACCCCCGACCTGCTCGCCGACCGGCCCGTCGAGGAGCGGCTGCGGCCCCACTGGTCGGTCACCTGGGCCGTCCCCGTCGACGCCGACGGCTCGCCCGCCCGGCCCCGCACCAGCCCCGTGCTGCACGCCCCCACCCCCAGCGACGAACCCCTCGGCGTGCCCGCCCTGCTCATCGCCTCCTTCCCGCTGGACTCCACCCGCCGGCACGCCGCCCCCGGCCCGCTCACCGACTTCCTGGTTCAGCGCGCCGCCGACGCCTACGCCGACCTGCTCGCCCACTGGCGCCCGGTGACCACCGGGATCATCGGCCTCGTCCCGGGCCCGCTCGGCAAGGGCGAACTGGACGGGGCGCTGCGGCAGGCGGTCCTGGAGCGGCTGCCGCGCACGTCCTTCCTGCCGCCCGCCCTCGAACCCCGCGAGCACGACGGCGACTCCGACCTGCCCGAGTCCCTGCGGCCCCGGGACGCCGAGGTCGTCGAGGGCGCGGGCGCGGACACCGTACGGGTGCTGGCGGAGGTGCTGCCGACGCTGCTGCCCGCCGGTCTGGAACGCCGGGCGGAGCTGCGCACCCTGGGCGTCGCCCGGCTCCCGCTCACCGACGCGATCGACCGGCTGGCCGGCCTGGAGAAGTCCCCCGCGTGGTGGCGGCGGCTGTACGACAGCCTCGCCGGGGTCGACCCGGACCGGCTGTCCGGGCTGCCCGTGCCGCTGGCCGGGGGCACCTCCCAGGGCTTCGGCTCCGGGGCGGGCCGCACCACCATCGGGCCCCGTCAGGTGCTGCTGCCCACCCCGGATTCGGCCTCCCTGGACGCCTCGCTCCTCGCCCGGCTCGGTCTGAAGGTCGCCCACCCGGACGCCGCCCACCCCCTGCTCGAGAAGCTCGGCGCGCTCCCCGCGACCCCGCGGGCCGTCCTCACCACCCCGCAGGTGCGGGCCGCCGTCGCCGCGTCCCTCGACGACGAGGGCGCGCTGAACTGGGAGGAGGAGGCCCCGGACGCCGAGGAACTCGCCGACACCGTCCTCGGCCTGGTGCGCGACGCCGGACTGGAACCCGGCGACGAGCCCTGGCTGGGCGCCCTCGCCCTGCCCGACGAGGACGGCGAGCTGTCGCCCGCCTGCGAACTCGTCTTCCCCGGCGGCCCGTTCGCGCGGGTCATGCGGGAGGGCGAACTGGCCGCGGTGGACGCCGAGCTGGCCGAGAAGTGGGGCGAGCAGCCGCTCGCCGCCTGCGGGGTGCTGGTGGACTTCGCGCTGATCCGCGCCACCGACGTGGTCCTCGACCCGGACGAACTGGAGCCCCGGGAGGGCGACTTCGCCGAGCCGGACGACGCCGGGCTGCTGGACGCCGTGGACGTGTGGAGCGAGGACGTCCTCGACCGCTTCCCGGACAGCCCCGTCCCGCCGGTCGCCACCGAGATCGTCGCCGTGCGCGACCTGGACCTCGTGGACGACGACCGCTGGCCCGAGGCCCTCGCCCTGCTGTCGCGCCCCCCGCTGCGCGACGCCCTCGTGGAGCCTGTGCGGATCCTGCTGCACGACGGCACCCACGAGGTCGTACGGCCGTACACCGCCTGGTGGCTGCGCGGGCACCCGGTGCTCGGCGGGCGCCGCCCGGCCGGACTGCGCGCGTCCGGCGGCGACCCGCTGCTGCGCGGCCTGTACGACGAGGCCGACGCGACCGGGTTCGAGGACGAGCAGGTGCTGCGGGCGCTGGGCGTACGCACCTCGGTGGCCGCGCTCCTCGACGAGCCCGGCGGCGCGGCGGAGCTGCTGGACCGCCTCGCCGACCCGGACCGCCCGGTCACGGCCGCGCAGCTGCACGCCCTGTACGGGGCGCTGGCCGAGCTGGACCCCGAGCAGGTGACCCTGCCGGACGAGGTGCGGGCCGTGGTCGACGGCCGGGTGGAGGTGGTGGACGCGGCCGACGCGGTCGTCGTCGACTCGCCCGACCTGCTGCCGTTCACCTCCGGGGTGCCGCTGCTGCCCGTACCGCCGTCCCGTGCCGTCGAGCTGGCCGAGCTATTCCAGGTGCGGCGGCTGAGCGAGTCCGTCACCGGGCAGGTCGACTCCGAGGGCACGGAGCACGACGTACCGGAGCCGGTGCGGGTGCTGCTCGGGCCGCGCACCCCGGTCTCGTACGTGGAGCACGAGGAGCTCGTCGTCGACGGCGTGGAGATCGACTGGCGGCTGACGAACGACGGCGTGCCGCACGCCGCGACGCTGGAGGGCGTGGCGGCGGGGCTCGCCTGGGCGGCGGGCCAGTGGCCGCGGCGCTTCGAGGTCGCGGCGCTGCTGGAGGACCCGTCCCGCACGGAGGAACTGGCCCGGGACCGCTGGTTCGACTGAGAGCGACACCATCCGCACATGTTCTCCACCTCGCGTACAACCATTCGTGCGCGTGGTGGATCTGATCACGCGAGTCAACAGACTCCATGATCACTCGGGACCCCGTGCCGACGACGAGCCGTTGGAAACGACCAGAGCCGGGGTCCCCTTTCTCCACTTGGGGAACGCATGCGCATCCGAGCCACCGTGGCCGCCGTCTCCGGCGCCCTGGCCCTCACCGCCCTCGCCGTTCCGGCCGCGCAGGCCGACGCCATCACGAGCAACAGCACGGGCAACCTGTCCACCACCGTCACGGCCACGGTCGACGGCTACTACCGCTACTCCTTCGCGGGCACCTCGACCACCCCGGCCGTCAACGCCGCCGGTGACTTCGTCGACGTGCAGTAGCCCTCGCCCGCCCTAAGCGGGGACGCGGCGGTCCACCCACCTCCACAGGATGTCCAGGGTGGCCGCCGCCACCACCGCGATCCCCGTCGCGACCCACGGCATGGTCATGCCCACCAGCTTCAACGCGAAGAAGTCCTGCAACCACGGCACCACCAGCACCAGCACGAAGCCCGCACCCATCGCCGCGACCAGCCCGACCCGCCACCAGGTGTACGGGCGGGCGATGATCGCCAGGACCCAGATCGAGATCAGGAACAGCGTCAGCGTCGCCGCGCTCGTCTCCGCCGCCAGCGCGCCCTCGCCGTCGTAGTGCCCCCGGGCGATCAGATACGTGGCGAAGGTCGCCACCGCCGCCAGCACTCCGCCCGGGATCGCGTACCGCATGACCCGCCGCACGAAGTGCGGACGCGGCCGCTCCTTGTTGGGGGCCAGCGCCAGGAAGAACGCGGGGACGCCGATGGTCAGCGTGGACAGCAGGGTCAGGTGCCGCGGCAGGAACGGGTACTCCACCTGCGAGCACACCACCAGCACCGCCAGCAGCACCGAGTACACCGTCTTCACCAGGAACAGCGTGGCGACCCGGGTGATGTTGCCGATCACCCGGCGCCCCTCCGCCACCACCGACGGCAGCGTGGCGAAGCTGTTGTTCAGCAGCACGATCTGCGCGACCGCCCGCGTGGCCTCCGAACCGGAGCCCATCGCCACGCCGATGTCGGCGTCCTTCAGCGCCAGCACGTCGTTCACGCCGTCCCCGGTCATCGCGACCGTGTGGCCGTGCGACTGGAGCGCGCCCACCATGGTCCGCTTCTGCTGCGGGGTGACCCGCCCGAACACCGTGCCCCGGTCCAGCGCCTCGGCCATGGCGTCCCGGTCGGCGGGCAGCCGGCGCGCGTCCACCGTCGTACCGGACAGGCCCAGCTTGGACGCGACCGCCCCGACCGACACCGCGTTGTCGCCGGAGATCACCTTGGCGCGGACGTCCTGCTCGGCGAAGTAGCGCAGGGTGTCGGCCGCGTCGGGCCGCAGCCGCTGCTCCAGCACCACCAGCGCGGCCGGCCGTACGTCCTTGGCGGCGTCGGGGTCGTCGACGTCCACGCCGGGGCGGACCCGGGCCAGCAGCAGCACCCGCAGCCCCTGCTCGTTCATCCGGTCGGTCTCGTCCAGTGCCGGGTCGTCGGGGTCGAGGAGCACGTCGGGCGCCCCCAGCAGCCAGGTGACGCTCCCGGCGCCCGCCGGGCCCTCCTCGAAGGTCGCGCCGCTGTACTTGCGGGCGGAGGAGAAGGGCAGGGTGTCGGTGGGGCGCCAGTCGCCGTCGTGGGGGTAGGCGTCGATGATCGCCTTCAGGGAGGCGTTGGGCCGCGGATCGGCCGCGCCGAGCGCCCCCAGTACCCGGCGCACGTACGTCCCGTCGCCGTCGCCGAGCACCCGCAGCCCGGTGACGTCCATGCCGCCCTCGGTGAGGGTGCCGGTCTTGTCCAGGCAGACCGTGTCGACGCGGGCCAGCCCCTCGATCGCGGGCAGTTCCTGCACCAGGCACTGCTTGCGTCCCAGCCGGATCACCCCGACCGCGAAGGCGATCGAGGTGAGCAGGACCAGCCCCTCGGGGACCATCGGGACGATGCCGCCGACCGTGCGGGCGACGGAGTCCTTCAGCTCGTTGTCCTTGACGACGAGCTGGCTGATGATCAGGCCGATCGCGGTCGGGACCATCATCCACGTCACGTACTTGAGGATCGTGGAGATGCCGGAGCGCAGCTCGGAGTGGACCAGCGTGAACCGGGACGCCTCCTCGGCGAGCTGTGCCGCGTACGCCTCGCGCCCCACCCTGGTCGCCTGGAACGAGCCGCCGCCCGCGACCACGAAACTGCCCGACATGACCTGGTCACCGGGGAGCTTCGGCACCGGATCGGCCTCGCCGGTGAGCAGGGACTCGTCGATCTCCAGGCCGTCCGTCCCCACGCACACCCCGTCGACGACGACCTTGTCGCCCGGCCCGATCTCGATCAGGTCGTCCAGCACGATCTCGGCGGTGCCGACCTCGGCGGACACCCCGTCCCGGCGCACCGTGGGCCGCACCTCGCCGATCAGCGCGAGGGAGTCGAGGGTCTTCTTCGCCCGCCACTCCTGGAAGATGCCGATGCCGGTGTTGGCGAGGATGACGAACCCGAACAGGCTGTCCTGGATGGGCGCGACCACCAGCATGATCACCCAGAGCACACCGATGATCGCGTTGAACCGGGTGAGGACGTTGGCGCGGACGATCTCCGCCAGGGACCGGCTGCTGCGCACCGGCACGTCGTTGACCTGCCCGCGCGTCACCCGGTCGGCCACTTCCGCGGAGGTCAGCCCGGTCACCGGGGAGGTGACCGTGGCCGGCTGTGCGGCATCGACCCGGTCGCCCGCCTGGAGATGCGTCATGCATTCGACGGTACGTGCGGATTCGGGGGTTCACCCACCCGATGGGCGGAAGATCCGACCTGGGGAGGACGGCCGTAGTGCCGTGGTCGTACGGCGGTGGCGGGCACGGCCGTTGGGGGTCGGCCGGGCGAGGGACCGCCTCCGTGGACCGGGCGGTGTCAGTCGGCGGAGGGGGCGGGCGACTGGTCCGGCACCGGATGGGCGCCGGCTTCCGCCGCCCGCGCCCGCTTGATCGCGGCGTCGCGCCTGCGGACGTACCAGATGCCGATGAAGCCGAGCCCGCCGCCGGCCAGGCAGGTCCACAGCCACCAGGTGTGGCCGTGGTCGTCGAACCAGCCGTAGAAGGGCAGCTGGACGAGGAACAGGGCGAACCAGATGACCGTGCCGCCGATGATGGTGCCGACCACCGGGCCCTCCAGGGGCTCCGGCGCCTCGTGCCTGGTGGGTTCCGTAAAAAGCCCTGTCATGCGGACAGCTTACGAGGGACGGCCCGAGTGAGGCGTGTCGCATTGGCCACGCGGGTCTACGCGCGGAGATAGCGAAGCCGACGCTATATGTTCATACTGAAACCGTTTGTCTCTGACCACTTCTGTTCGTAGAAAACACCAAAGCGGCTTCGGGGGAGGTCCGCCGGTGATGAGGTCCCTGCATGTCCACGTCGGCCCCCGCCAAGGCCCCCACCCCTGACCAGCCGGGGTCCGGCGCCGCGTCCGGCGCCCTCGACCGCTACTTCCGGATCTCCGAGCGCGGCAGCACCCTGTCCCGCGAGGTCCGTGGCGGATTCGCCACCTTCTTCGCGATGGCCTACATCATCGTGCTGAACCCGATCATCCTGGGCAGCGCGAAGGACATGTACGGCCACCAGCTCGACAACGGTCAGCTGGTCACCGCGACCGCCCTGACCGCGGCGTTCACCACGCTGCTCATGGGCGTCATCGGCAACGTCCCCATCGCGCTCGCCGCCGGCCTGGGCGTCAACTCGGTCGTCGCGCTCCAGCTCGCGCCGCGCATGTCGTGGCCGGACGCCATGGGCATGGTGGTGCTGGCCGGTTTCGTGGTGATGCTGCTGGTCGCCACCGGCCTGCGCGAGCGCGTGATGAACGCCGTCCCGCACGGCCTGCGCAAGGCCATCGCCATCGGCATCGGCCTGTTCATCATGCTGATCGGCCTGGTCGACTCCGGTTTCG is a window from the Streptomyces capillispiralis genome containing:
- a CDS encoding cation-translocating P-type ATPase, producing the protein MTHLQAGDRVDAAQPATVTSPVTGLTSAEVADRVTRGQVNDVPVRSSRSLAEIVRANVLTRFNAIIGVLWVIMLVVAPIQDSLFGFVILANTGIGIFQEWRAKKTLDSLALIGEVRPTVRRDGVSAEVGTAEIVLDDLIEIGPGDKVVVDGVCVGTDGLEIDESLLTGEADPVPKLPGDQVMSGSFVVAGGGSFQATRVGREAYAAQLAEEASRFTLVHSELRSGISTILKYVTWMMVPTAIGLIISQLVVKDNELKDSVARTVGGIVPMVPEGLVLLTSIAFAVGVIRLGRKQCLVQELPAIEGLARVDTVCLDKTGTLTEGGMDVTGLRVLGDGDGTYVRRVLGALGAADPRPNASLKAIIDAYPHDGDWRPTDTLPFSSARKYSGATFEEGPAGAGSVTWLLGAPDVLLDPDDPALDETDRMNEQGLRVLLLARVRPGVDVDDPDAAKDVRPAALVVLEQRLRPDAADTLRYFAEQDVRAKVISGDNAVSVGAVASKLGLSGTTVDARRLPADRDAMAEALDRGTVFGRVTPQQKRTMVGALQSHGHTVAMTGDGVNDVLALKDADIGVAMGSGSEATRAVAQIVLLNNSFATLPSVVAEGRRVIGNITRVATLFLVKTVYSVLLAVLVVCSQVEYPFLPRHLTLLSTLTIGVPAFFLALAPNKERPRPHFVRRVMRYAIPGGVLAAVATFATYLIARGHYDGEGALAAETSAATLTLFLISIWVLAIIARPYTWWRVGLVAAMGAGFVLVLVVPWLQDFFALKLVGMTMPWVATGIAVVAAATLDILWRWVDRRVPA
- a CDS encoding DUF2530 domain-containing protein, with the translated sequence MTGLFTEPTRHEAPEPLEGPVVGTIIGGTVIWFALFLVQLPFYGWFDDHGHTWWLWTCLAGGGLGFIGIWYVRRRDAAIKRARAAEAGAHPVPDQSPAPSAD